The proteins below come from a single Myxococcus xanthus genomic window:
- a CDS encoding RNA polymerase sigma factor has product MGASEGLTEWVRRAAHGEASAYSEIYRRTRPLVTRLVGGFAQLDSDEVEDVIQETFVRAFRALPRLKEPGAFESWLLSIARNRARTRLERKSSTRRLEEDVADPDPESVPHIPEALQLERDIAVVRRLIAELPEGEEKRTVHLFYVEGELSAREIAEKLGVGKSAVTMRLERFRSRIKRELLRRVLAGRWE; this is encoded by the coding sequence GTGGGTGCGTCGGAGGGACTGACGGAATGGGTGCGGCGGGCAGCGCATGGGGAGGCGTCTGCCTATAGCGAGATCTACCGGCGCACACGTCCCCTGGTGACGCGGCTGGTGGGCGGCTTCGCCCAGTTGGACTCGGATGAGGTGGAGGACGTCATCCAGGAGACCTTCGTCCGGGCGTTCCGGGCGCTCCCCCGGCTGAAGGAGCCGGGGGCCTTCGAGTCATGGCTGCTGTCCATTGCCCGAAACCGGGCCCGGACGCGGCTGGAGCGGAAGTCCAGTACCCGGCGGCTGGAGGAGGACGTGGCGGATCCGGATCCGGAATCGGTTCCCCACATTCCCGAGGCGCTTCAACTGGAGCGTGACATCGCGGTGGTGCGGCGACTCATCGCGGAGCTGCCCGAGGGCGAGGAGAAACGGACGGTGCACCTCTTCTACGTGGAGGGTGAGCTGTCCGCGCGGGAAATTGCGGAGAAGCTGGGCGTGGGAAAAAGCGCGGTGACGATGCGGCTGGAGCGGTTCCGGTCTCGAATCAAGCGCGAGCTGCTGCGGCGAGTCCTCGCCGGCCGGTGGGAGTGA
- the serC gene encoding 3-phosphoserine/phosphohydroxythreonine transaminase, with amino-acid sequence MRVINFNAGPAGLPLPALERARDELIDFQGSGMSVMEHSHRGREYEGVHDEAISLLTRLLGIPDTHQVLFLTGGASQQFAQVPMNFLRPGASADYLMTGVWSEKAFDEAKYYGTPRVAVSTARPDKRYTRVPRQDELRLESSAAYVHLTSNNTIFGTQWHTFPDVGNVPLVADMSSDFLWKGFDVSRFGLIYAGAQKNLGPSGVTLVVADKAFIARGRTDIPKIFRYTTHAENNSLYNTPPTLAIYLVRNVLAWIQSVGGLAQLEQWNREKAALLYGAVDRHPEFYRAPVERESRSVMNVVFQLPTEALDASFVADAKQQGMVGLKGHRTAGGIRVSMYNAVSVENVRTLAAFMDHFVKTRG; translated from the coding sequence ATGCGCGTCATCAACTTCAACGCCGGCCCGGCCGGATTGCCACTACCGGCCCTCGAGCGGGCTCGGGACGAACTGATTGACTTCCAGGGCTCCGGCATGTCGGTGATGGAGCACAGCCACCGGGGACGGGAATACGAGGGGGTCCACGACGAAGCCATCTCCCTGTTGACCCGGCTGCTGGGGATTCCCGACACCCACCAGGTCCTGTTCCTCACTGGCGGCGCCTCCCAGCAGTTCGCCCAGGTGCCGATGAACTTCCTGAGGCCCGGGGCCAGCGCGGACTACCTCATGACGGGCGTGTGGAGCGAGAAGGCCTTCGACGAGGCGAAGTACTACGGCACGCCGCGCGTCGCGGTGAGCACTGCGCGGCCGGACAAGCGTTACACGCGGGTGCCCCGCCAGGATGAGCTGCGCCTCGAGTCGAGCGCGGCGTATGTCCACCTGACGAGCAACAACACCATCTTCGGCACCCAGTGGCACACCTTCCCGGACGTGGGGAACGTGCCGTTGGTGGCGGACATGAGCTCGGACTTCCTGTGGAAGGGCTTCGATGTCAGCCGCTTCGGCCTCATCTACGCGGGCGCGCAGAAGAACCTGGGGCCCTCCGGCGTGACGCTGGTGGTGGCTGACAAGGCGTTCATCGCGCGGGGCCGGACGGACATTCCGAAGATCTTCCGCTACACCACCCACGCGGAGAACAACTCGCTCTACAACACGCCGCCTACCCTGGCCATCTACCTGGTGCGCAACGTCCTGGCCTGGATTCAGTCGGTGGGGGGGCTCGCGCAGTTGGAGCAGTGGAACCGGGAAAAGGCGGCGTTGCTCTACGGGGCCGTGGATCGGCACCCGGAATTCTACCGCGCGCCGGTGGAGCGCGAATCCCGTTCAGTGATGAACGTTGTCTTCCAGTTGCCCACGGAAGCATTGGATGCGTCCTTCGTCGCTGACGCGAAGCAGCAAGGAATGGTGGGCCTCAAGGGGCACCGGACGGCCGGAGGAATCCGCGTTTCCATGTACAACGCGGTGAGCGTCGAAAATGTGCGCACGTTGGCCGCCTTCATGGACCACTTCGTGAAGACGCGCGGGTAG